One region of Yersinia bercovieri ATCC 43970 genomic DNA includes:
- a CDS encoding GNAT family acetyltransferase, translating into MEIRVFQQNDFEEVILLWEHCDLLRPWNDPEMDIERKLNHDPELFLVAEVSGAIVGSVMGGYDGHRGSAYYLGVHPDFRGRGFANALISRLEKKLIARGCPKLNIMVREDNDAVIGMYEKLDYETQDTIMLGKRLIVDQEY; encoded by the coding sequence ATGGAAATCCGCGTATTTCAGCAAAACGATTTTGAAGAGGTCATTCTGTTGTGGGAGCATTGCGACTTACTGCGGCCCTGGAACGATCCAGAAATGGATATTGAGCGTAAGCTGAACCATGATCCCGAACTGTTTTTAGTCGCAGAGGTCAGCGGCGCGATTGTCGGCTCAGTGATGGGCGGTTATGACGGCCACCGTGGCTCGGCCTATTATCTCGGGGTTCATCCCGATTTCCGTGGCCGTGGCTTTGCCAATGCGCTGATCAGCCGCCTCGAGAAAAAGCTAATTGCTCGCGGCTGCCCAAAGCTCAATATCATGGTGCGCGAAGACAATGACGCGGTAATTGGCATGTATGAAAAACTCGATTACGAAACCCAAGACACGATTATGTTGGGCAAACGGCTGATTGTGGATCAGGAGTATTGA
- the hemF gene encoding oxygen-dependent coproporphyrinogen oxidase, whose protein sequence is MNLPDIALIKTYLLDLQDKICVALAAADGSATFAEENWTREEGGGGRSRVLINGAVFEQAGVNFSHVSGATLPASATAHRPELAGRSFQALGVSLVIHPLSPYLPTSHANVRFFIAEKPGEDPVWWFGGGFDLTPFYGFEEDAVHWHQTAYQLCQPFGEQVYPRYKKWCDDYFYIKHRNEARGIGGLFFDDLNSPDFDSCFRFTQAVGDGFLAAYLPIVERRKALSWGERERQFQLYRRGRYVEFNLVWDRGTLFGLQTGGRTESILMSLPPLVRWEYNYQPAAESAEAALYRDFLPVKEWLTAGEQH, encoded by the coding sequence ATGAATTTACCCGATATCGCCCTAATCAAAACCTATCTGCTGGATTTGCAGGATAAAATCTGTGTCGCTCTGGCCGCAGCCGATGGCAGTGCTACCTTCGCAGAGGAGAACTGGACCCGTGAAGAGGGTGGTGGCGGGCGCAGCCGGGTATTGATTAATGGCGCGGTATTTGAGCAGGCAGGGGTTAACTTTTCCCATGTTTCAGGTGCGACACTCCCGGCATCCGCCACCGCACATCGTCCCGAATTGGCCGGCCGCAGTTTTCAGGCACTTGGCGTATCACTGGTTATTCACCCGCTCAGCCCCTATTTACCCACCAGTCACGCCAATGTGCGCTTTTTTATCGCCGAGAAACCGGGCGAAGATCCAGTGTGGTGGTTTGGTGGCGGCTTTGATTTAACGCCATTTTATGGCTTTGAAGAGGATGCGGTTCACTGGCATCAGACCGCCTATCAGCTGTGCCAGCCTTTTGGTGAGCAAGTCTATCCGCGCTATAAAAAATGGTGCGATGACTATTTCTATATTAAGCATCGTAACGAAGCTCGGGGCATTGGCGGCCTGTTTTTTGACGATTTGAATAGCCCCGATTTTGATAGCTGTTTCCGCTTCACTCAGGCGGTGGGCGACGGCTTCCTCGCTGCCTATTTACCCATTGTTGAGCGGCGCAAAGCACTGAGTTGGGGCGAGCGCGAACGCCAGTTCCAGCTCTATCGCCGTGGCCGTTACGTTGAATTCAATCTGGTCTGGGATCGCGGCACTTTGTTCGGCTTACAAACCGGTGGGCGCACAGAGTCTATTTTGATGTCCCTGCCGCCACTGGTGCGCTGGGAATATAACTATCAGCCGGCGGCTGAGAGCGCGGAAGCGGCATTGTACCGCGATTTTCTGCCGGTCAAAGAGTGGCTAACTGCAGGAGAACAGCACTGA